From a single Nostoc sp. MS1 genomic region:
- a CDS encoding protein phosphatase 2C domain-containing protein: MENDAATLYCPNELCQALNPLTHKFCQRCSTPLPKRYLWVVGDSLSVDSAGTILGDRYLVINKSVVLDTKPGLLPETPELENTHPIRPYLRLIPYRLNIPQVYGITSVTDGNLHSQVLLLEKAPLFADNLAQQVHLCNEFTDAWRYASSMRQLHWLWQIANLWQPFKSEGVVSSLLNSHLLRVEGPLVRLLELQSDSATVPELPQLGQFWQQLRQEAKPAIAEFVDQITHQLIQGEIRSSELLVAVLDQGLTELAKAQTTTIQIATQTDTGPSRQRNEDACYPPSGTLLSKPPQSTALAIVCDGIGGHEGGNVASNLAIETIQQQVQQLTNVPIDHIEPALLIADLERAVAIVNDKISQRNDSENRQGRKRMGTTLVMALPIAHEMYITHVGDSRAYWITRQGCYQVTLDDDVASREVRLGYAIYREAVQQGGSGSLVQALGMSPSSSLHPTAQRFILDEDGVFLLTSDGLSDFDRVEDYWETEILPILTGEENNIVHVVERLVNIANTKNGHDNVTIALVNCRVKYTEPQITLKAVIPESTNIKTVNLTPTTQQSTLLENNSEQKTKVVANNLPNRISKLPLSWLVPLILVATAGVFGYWVMLLRSQYAIPTANPTKTVPSATNSPNVERSLNNLASGWIIKTNSEIAVNQQKLPPESFLEVIEKKPNPQPTSGGYEVYLRLCNNPLPASSNNLATNPPAPSDKPVKLELAQLKKYAVTVLSPGQDSPCDSVSPAKDSLPSTPNPANNPQ; encoded by the coding sequence ATGGAAAATGATGCGGCAACGCTCTACTGTCCAAATGAACTGTGTCAGGCTCTTAACCCCCTGACTCACAAGTTTTGCCAGCGATGCTCCACACCCTTACCCAAGCGTTATTTGTGGGTGGTGGGGGATAGTCTGAGTGTTGACAGTGCCGGAACAATATTAGGCGATCGCTATTTAGTTATTAATAAATCCGTTGTTTTAGATACTAAGCCAGGTTTATTACCCGAAACGCCTGAGTTAGAAAATACCCATCCCATCAGACCTTATCTGCGCCTCATTCCTTATCGTTTAAATATCCCGCAGGTCTACGGAATCACCTCTGTAACTGATGGCAATCTCCATAGCCAAGTTTTGTTGTTAGAAAAAGCGCCACTTTTTGCAGACAATTTAGCTCAACAGGTACATTTATGTAATGAGTTTACCGATGCTTGGCGCTACGCTTCGTCTATGCGCCAATTACATTGGCTATGGCAAATTGCTAACCTTTGGCAACCATTTAAGAGTGAAGGGGTGGTTTCTAGCTTACTCAACTCCCATCTGTTGCGGGTAGAAGGCCCATTAGTACGGTTATTAGAACTACAATCAGACTCAGCAACAGTGCCAGAATTGCCGCAATTAGGACAATTTTGGCAGCAGTTGCGCCAGGAAGCTAAACCAGCCATAGCAGAATTTGTTGACCAAATTACGCATCAACTCATTCAAGGTGAAATTAGATCATCAGAATTGCTAGTCGCTGTTTTAGACCAAGGACTGACAGAATTAGCTAAAGCCCAAACCACCACCATCCAAATTGCCACACAAACTGACACTGGTCCCAGTCGGCAACGGAACGAAGATGCTTGCTACCCACCCAGTGGCACACTATTAAGTAAACCACCCCAATCAACTGCCTTGGCTATTGTCTGTGATGGAATTGGTGGGCATGAAGGGGGAAATGTCGCCTCTAATTTAGCCATTGAAACCATTCAACAGCAAGTACAACAACTGACAAATGTACCAATAGATCATATTGAACCCGCTCTTTTAATAGCTGACTTAGAAAGGGCTGTAGCTATTGTTAATGACAAAATTAGTCAGCGCAATGACAGCGAAAACCGCCAAGGGCGAAAACGCATGGGTACAACCTTAGTGATGGCATTACCTATTGCCCACGAAATGTATATTACCCACGTTGGCGATAGTCGCGCCTATTGGATTACCCGCCAAGGTTGTTATCAAGTTACCCTGGATGATGATGTAGCTTCAAGGGAAGTAAGATTAGGTTATGCAATTTATCGTGAAGCTGTCCAACAAGGTGGATCTGGTTCGCTGGTGCAAGCTTTAGGCATGAGTCCTAGCAGTTCGCTACATCCCACAGCGCAACGATTTATCTTGGATGAGGATGGAGTTTTTCTGTTAACTTCTGACGGGTTGAGTGATTTTGACCGTGTAGAAGATTACTGGGAAACAGAAATTTTACCGATTCTCACTGGTGAAGAAAATAATATTGTGCATGTGGTGGAGCGATTGGTGAACATTGCTAACACCAAAAACGGTCATGATAATGTCACAATTGCTCTAGTTAATTGCCGAGTTAAATACACTGAACCACAGATAACTTTAAAAGCAGTTATTCCCGAAAGTACTAATATCAAAACTGTTAATTTAACACCAACGACACAACAGTCAACATTACTAGAAAATAACTCAGAACAAAAAACCAAAGTAGTTGCTAATAATTTACCCAACAGAATCAGCAAACTACCCCTAAGTTGGCTCGTACCCTTAATCTTAGTGGCAACAGCGGGTGTCTTCGGTTATTGGGTAATGTTGCTACGATCGCAATATGCAATCCCCACTGCTAACCCAACTAAGACTGTACCATCAGCTACTAACAGTCCTAATGTAGAGCGATCGCTAAATAATCTCGCCTCTGGATGGATAATTAAAACTAACAGTGAAATTGCTGTTAATCAACAAAAATTACCACCTGAAAGCTTTTTAGAAGTTATCGAGAAAAAACCTAATCCTCAACCAACGTCTGGGGGTTATGAAGTGTATCTTCGTTTATGTAATAATCCCCTCCCAGCTAGTTCTAACAATCTGGCAACAAATCCTCCCGCACCTTCAGATAAACCAGTCAAGCTCGAATTAGCTCAACTCAAAAAGTATGCTGTCACTGTTTTATCACCTGGTCAAGACAGCCCTTGCGATAGTGTTTCCCCTGCTAAAGATAGCCTACCTTCTACACCAAATCCTGCAAACAATCCACAATAA
- a CDS encoding CHAT domain-containing protein, which translates to MPSLNLAIARLINTGKDSFAIWVVKAPYPSGYVLRDCAWPVELTQVWQEWQQMFAGHSGIYISSDTKPPLTNPAPWNLVSSSSNQTTGYGSRLMQYLGMNLWRWIFDGPILGSLERSRGIAMGQHTRLRFRLEIRDPDLIALPWEIMQREPGQPAMSLSPDVLFSRTTSEVEALPYLRTDQALKVLLVLGHDQNLQLQKEAAILEQTLLCGSHSHNYAPCSVKTLIQPTPQELIQELETKAYNVFFYAGHGLPNPDGGLLFLRPGMSINGIELAQVLTRSALKLAVFNACWGAQPAAINHQAIPTSSLAEVLIRHGVPAVLAMRDEIADRESHSFIQAFAEALRSRKAIDEAVAEARQELLTLYKYNQPAWTLPVLYLHPDFDGELIKSFDESVTEMPDTAIPNSDTPRMIASLRSLSPGGRTWHLRNGVTRIGRTKDNDIIIPEPSVSKRHAEILCRNIFTNTTQAPSYYLQDFSTYGTTWFLGANGWQQLLREEVPLKSGMQLKFGSSRGEIWEFIIEDA; encoded by the coding sequence ATGCCATCCCTGAATCTGGCGATCGCCCGTCTCATCAATACTGGCAAAGATAGTTTCGCCATTTGGGTGGTTAAGGCTCCCTATCCCAGTGGCTATGTTCTACGTGACTGTGCCTGGCCTGTTGAACTCACCCAAGTTTGGCAAGAGTGGCAGCAAATGTTTGCTGGCCATAGTGGAATTTACATTTCTTCAGATACTAAACCCCCCTTAACAAACCCCGCTCCTTGGAATTTAGTTTCGTCCTCCTCTAACCAAACCACTGGTTATGGTAGTCGCCTCATGCAGTATTTGGGGATGAATTTGTGGCGTTGGATCTTCGATGGCCCAATTTTGGGAAGTCTAGAACGTAGTCGTGGGATCGCTATGGGTCAGCATACACGTTTGCGCTTTCGTCTAGAAATTCGTGACCCAGATTTAATTGCCCTACCTTGGGAAATTATGCAACGGGAACCCGGTCAGCCGGCCATGTCCCTCTCCCCAGATGTATTATTTAGCCGCACTACCAGCGAAGTTGAAGCTTTACCATACTTACGTACTGACCAAGCCCTAAAAGTGCTGTTGGTTCTGGGACATGACCAAAACCTGCAACTGCAAAAGGAAGCGGCTATCTTAGAACAAACTCTGTTATGTGGTAGTCATTCCCATAATTACGCACCCTGTAGTGTAAAAACGCTGATCCAGCCAACACCGCAAGAACTGATTCAAGAGTTAGAAACTAAAGCATATAATGTCTTCTTCTACGCTGGTCACGGTTTACCAAATCCTGACGGTGGGTTGCTATTTTTGCGCCCAGGCATGAGCATCAATGGTATAGAATTAGCCCAAGTACTAACCCGCAGTGCCTTAAAATTAGCAGTATTTAACGCCTGTTGGGGCGCACAACCAGCAGCTATTAATCATCAGGCTATCCCTACTAGTAGTTTGGCAGAAGTGTTAATTCGTCACGGTGTGCCGGCGGTTTTGGCTATGCGGGACGAAATCGCTGACCGTGAAAGTCACAGTTTTATTCAAGCGTTTGCCGAAGCATTGCGATCGCGCAAAGCCATCGATGAAGCAGTGGCGGAAGCTAGACAAGAACTGCTAACACTATATAAATATAATCAACCAGCTTGGACTTTACCCGTTCTCTACCTCCATCCAGACTTTGATGGTGAACTCATCAAAAGTTTTGATGAAAGTGTGACGGAAATGCCAGATACGGCGATTCCTAATTCTGATACTCCCAGGATGATTGCTTCGTTGCGATCGCTCTCACCAGGTGGTCGCACTTGGCATTTAAGAAATGGTGTTACTCGCATCGGTCGCACAAAAGATAACGATATCATCATTCCCGAACCTTCAGTTTCTAAGCGACACGCCGAGATTTTATGCCGCAATATTTTTACAAATACTACTCAAGCACCCTCTTATTATCTCCAAGATTTTTCCACCTACGGCACGACTTGGTTTTTAGGGGCTAATGGTTGGCAACAACTCCTGCGGGAAGAAGTTCCGTTAAAATCAGGTATGCAGTTAAAATTTGGTAGTTCCAGAGGTGAAATTTGGGAATTTATTATCGAAGATGCCTAA